Genomic DNA from Niallia circulans:
TGAAGGCGGTACAGTAAATAACGGAAAGCAGGAAGTTCATCCTCTGTGCTGTAATCTTTTGTATATTTTCCACCTTTATTTGCCCACAGTTTTTCAAAATAACTTTTTGTTTCTTTCATAATTTGCACATCAGCAGAAGCAGCTATTTTTAGATTTGTTTCTAGATTTAAGTCATGAAGATTTCTTCTTGTATAGTTGGCAGATCCTGCAATAATAATATTTTTTTTCTTGCTTTCAATCAACATTAACTTTGAATGGTACTGCTCTTTACCTGTGTTATACCAACGTATTGCAATCTGCTCATTGCCTTTTTTCATCAACTCTGCCGCTGTCGGTATATTAGGAAGACCAGCCTTCTTATTACCAAATGAGTTTTGATTTGGATCAAGGATTAAGTTTATTTGTACCTTGCGAGCTGCTGCATCTATCAATTCATCCATTACAGGGCGATCTGCCAAATATAACATTCCGATCCAAATGGTGTCGCCTTTTTGTGTGCTGTGAATTCCGTTTACCACCTGTTTAGCGATTTTCCCCTCTGTAAGAAGCTGTAATTGAATATCCCCTTTCTCCGCAGTAGGTTTGACTTTAGGGAATGACGTCTTATCCATCAGTCGATAAACACTTTCCTCTGTTTCCAGTAAATCATTTATGATATTTCCTTTCACAACATAGGCAATGTTTGAATGGTAACCACTTGCATCATGCATATTTCCTGTCGATACAATAGCAGTGTTTTCCGTAATTAGCACTTTACGATGATTTGCTTTAACATTCAGTAAGTCCAAATATGACCTAACTGTTACATCAGGAGCACTTTCAGCAAGCAAATTCGGTATATGTCCGTTATCTCCATGACCAAACCATTTAAATGACATTCGCCACAGCGTTGAATAAAGAGGGTTGGAGTCACGGAAGCTTTCCATATTTGTTTCCACGACCTTTGCTCCACTTTTTGTTAGTCTAGTAAGCTCAGGTGATGGATAGGAATGATAGGTCGTGTTAACAGGATCAGTAATGAAAATCAACTTAAGGCCCGGATTTTTTTGTTTTTTTTCTACGAGCTTGTTCGTCACTGCTTTTGCGATTTTTGGATAAGTTTGATCATCATTCGTATCACTATTAAATAGAAACATGTCGATAACAATAAATTGCTTTGCACTAT
This window encodes:
- a CDS encoding phospholipase D family protein, producing MLKKRKKRKKIILSIIVVFFSIYISVLLYHTLKPLPQGISYEGPIHSVEDKDIKFLEDTTYKDEDGNQKLHQEILARMLKEIDSAKQFIVIDMFLFNSDTNDDQTYPKIAKAVTNKLVEKKQKNPGLKLIFITDPVNTTYHSYPSPELTRLTKSGAKVVETNMESFRDSNPLYSTLWRMSFKWFGHGDNGHIPNLLAESAPDVTVRSYLDLLNVKANHRKVLITENTAIVSTGNMHDASGYHSNIAYVVKGNIINDLLETEESVYRLMDKTSFPKVKPTAEKGDIQLQLLTEGKIAKQVVNGIHSTQKGDTIWIGMLYLADRPVMDELIDAAARKVQINLILDPNQNSFGNKKAGLPNIPTAAELMKKGNEQIAIRWYNTGKEQYHSKLMLIESKKKNIIIAGSANYTRRNLHDLNLETNLKIAASADVQIMKETKSYFEKLWANKGGKYTKDYSTEDELPAFRYLLYRLQRILWFTTY